A single window of Mycolicibacterium aurum DNA harbors:
- a CDS encoding RHS repeat domain-containing protein has translation MGAVGIGLAAAVVGGPGVGAAAADAPTKTRDQSTGTDDSGSRDTDRPRADGGPSDPVSSSSSDDTDTDTDNADVGVDDTDDTDDTDVDDTDTDVDVDETDDSSDGSEPESPEDPDDETLSAPEGDDPAVAEAPVKTRANPRPSAATEPTTAEPPAANLPAAEQTSEPEATAGPGSAASTNSTAASSGAGTAASETPTEGEQTAAALIAMVKEIMKQFGAAPIPGDDSAPVNPIGNALQAMWLAARQNQETRAAERAAVATVVELATEKTLAQLGTSIGWIPGVGTGVYAVSALMNLGALGAAVLRGDSEDIADEIRDLGRDLIGLVPVIGAPVAGNLYSADSSASAESARTSIMAAAAAPVGSNQHFLETLARAVTRLAGWPGTPPKNFVDITNYLTDHSLDTANNQLDALIATAFAGSPAVWLPDLGRVLGLFVLSGIPGYSYTDSLNAWGDFLNRVVPPFKIADGAGALDIISPYKIMGAAVVGTATVLQDMLNGIYDPVQWEIHVIKATTGATVTASDLNDFNSLSAKVVAAQAGALFGGDGGAFDDPARAWNVTLPTWTADQVNPYTIMTYTAFVGIYKRFQEMAALQTYSTTTTYDSWHYKNALGLYAAGTFHVLDQDGNPVKFFGVSQGGTFTSATNALVTINNSTGGFTYTPPAVWDPKFHDAAFFHRSTSENEDDRYDTVQVPVLSADGAPYTLTFRIEIIGGTNANPTGSVTVTGTDAAGVVKGKVNGSDSDGDTLKYSLVGSSVNGLSGNSAYTKNGANNGGIVTINPTTGDFTYVSNATAGANQSFQVQINDGHFGNTIVTVTVPNTTSVTPGNVNTSTQNVVTGTPPASTNKPGAFVSYTLGASPTKGSVTSFNPVTGAFTYTRNASLGHTTTPDDMVTVIATDADGRQVTLRMAVAPTVSNANPTVVLTTQPTVGTLSGTTQTSTGKLTYSDADGDTPVWATATSSRGATITFAADGTFTYTSNLTVAQRHAVARIGAAGSTYNGVALAAWEDAFTATVSDGFGGTAQVTVKVPIYAINASPTIGTNSPACLFGTCTATATTNDPDGDDLSGSLNTSNNGTGSPWYTLSRGSVTINAGNQHTFSWTGNSNGAGTQQTGIQIYTVYDGHYRVTNGVVDTTYFSRAWVQWNNTTRTFGN, from the coding sequence GTGGGCGCGGTCGGCATCGGATTGGCCGCCGCGGTCGTCGGTGGCCCGGGAGTCGGTGCGGCGGCTGCAGACGCCCCGACGAAAACCCGCGACCAGAGCACCGGCACCGACGACTCGGGCAGTCGCGACACCGATCGCCCCAGGGCAGATGGTGGACCGAGCGACCCGGTGTCGTCCTCCTCATCTGACGACACCGACACCGACACTGACAACGCCGACGTGGGCGTCGACGACACCGACGACACCGACGACACCGACGTGGACGACACCGACACCGACGTGGACGTCGACGAGACCGACGACTCGAGTGACGGTTCGGAACCGGAGTCCCCAGAGGATCCCGACGACGAAACCCTTTCGGCCCCAGAGGGTGACGATCCGGCAGTCGCTGAAGCGCCGGTGAAAACCAGAGCGAATCCGCGGCCGTCCGCCGCGACCGAACCGACCACCGCCGAGCCACCGGCAGCGAATCTGCCTGCGGCGGAACAGACTTCCGAGCCGGAGGCCACCGCCGGGCCGGGATCGGCAGCATCAACCAACAGCACCGCAGCCTCGTCGGGCGCGGGGACCGCGGCATCCGAAACCCCCACCGAAGGCGAGCAGACCGCGGCGGCACTCATCGCCATGGTCAAAGAGATCATGAAGCAATTCGGGGCCGCGCCGATCCCGGGTGATGACTCCGCGCCGGTGAACCCGATCGGCAACGCGCTCCAAGCCATGTGGCTTGCGGCCCGGCAGAATCAGGAGACTCGTGCCGCTGAGCGTGCGGCCGTGGCCACCGTCGTAGAACTGGCGACTGAAAAGACGTTGGCGCAGCTCGGCACATCGATCGGATGGATCCCCGGGGTGGGAACCGGCGTCTACGCCGTCAGCGCTCTGATGAATCTCGGCGCATTGGGCGCTGCTGTCCTGCGTGGCGACAGCGAGGACATCGCCGACGAGATCCGCGACCTCGGACGCGACCTGATCGGCCTGGTCCCGGTCATCGGAGCCCCCGTCGCCGGCAATCTGTACAGCGCGGATTCGTCGGCCTCGGCAGAGTCCGCACGCACGTCGATCATGGCGGCCGCGGCTGCTCCGGTGGGGTCGAACCAGCACTTCCTGGAGACCCTGGCCAGGGCGGTGACTCGGCTGGCGGGCTGGCCTGGCACGCCGCCGAAGAATTTCGTCGACATCACCAACTATCTGACCGACCACAGCCTCGACACCGCCAACAATCAGCTCGACGCCCTGATCGCAACAGCTTTTGCCGGCAGTCCGGCGGTGTGGCTCCCCGATCTCGGCAGGGTTCTCGGACTCTTCGTGCTCTCGGGAATTCCCGGCTACTCGTATACCGACAGTCTCAATGCGTGGGGCGACTTTCTGAACCGGGTCGTGCCCCCGTTCAAGATCGCGGACGGGGCGGGCGCCCTCGACATCATCTCGCCCTACAAGATCATGGGTGCCGCGGTGGTCGGGACGGCGACGGTCCTCCAAGACATGCTGAACGGCATCTACGACCCGGTTCAGTGGGAGATCCACGTCATCAAGGCCACCACGGGGGCGACCGTCACGGCGTCGGACCTCAACGACTTCAATTCACTTTCGGCAAAGGTCGTTGCCGCTCAGGCCGGCGCTCTGTTCGGTGGGGACGGGGGCGCGTTCGATGACCCGGCCAGGGCGTGGAACGTGACGCTTCCGACGTGGACCGCCGACCAGGTGAACCCGTACACGATCATGACCTACACCGCATTCGTCGGCATCTACAAGCGGTTTCAGGAAATGGCCGCCCTGCAGACCTATTCGACCACGACGACGTACGACAGCTGGCACTACAAGAACGCGTTGGGTCTCTACGCCGCCGGGACGTTCCACGTGCTCGATCAGGACGGCAACCCGGTCAAATTCTTCGGTGTGTCCCAAGGTGGGACGTTCACGTCGGCAACCAATGCGTTGGTCACCATCAACAACAGCACCGGTGGATTCACGTACACGCCGCCGGCGGTGTGGGACCCCAAGTTCCACGACGCGGCGTTCTTTCACAGGTCGACCTCGGAGAACGAGGACGACCGATACGACACCGTCCAGGTTCCGGTGCTGTCCGCGGACGGTGCCCCGTACACCCTCACGTTCCGGATCGAGATCATCGGAGGGACGAACGCCAACCCCACCGGGTCCGTCACGGTGACCGGAACCGACGCAGCGGGCGTGGTGAAGGGCAAGGTCAACGGCAGCGACTCCGACGGTGACACGCTGAAGTATTCGCTGGTGGGCTCGTCGGTCAACGGCCTGTCCGGCAACTCTGCGTACACCAAGAACGGCGCGAACAACGGCGGCATCGTCACGATCAATCCGACGACTGGCGACTTCACCTACGTCTCGAATGCGACGGCCGGCGCCAACCAGAGCTTCCAGGTGCAGATCAACGACGGCCATTTCGGCAACACCATCGTGACGGTCACGGTGCCTAACACCACCTCGGTCACCCCGGGCAACGTCAACACCTCGACGCAAAACGTCGTCACCGGGACACCGCCGGCCTCGACGAACAAGCCCGGCGCGTTCGTCAGCTACACGCTGGGGGCCTCGCCGACGAAGGGAAGCGTCACGTCCTTCAACCCGGTCACCGGCGCCTTCACGTACACGAGGAACGCGAGCCTGGGACACACCACAACGCCGGACGACATGGTGACGGTGATCGCCACTGATGCCGACGGCCGCCAGGTCACGCTGCGCATGGCTGTCGCGCCGACGGTGTCGAACGCCAATCCGACGGTGGTCCTGACCACGCAGCCGACGGTCGGCACGTTGTCGGGAACTACGCAGACCAGTACCGGAAAGCTCACGTATTCCGATGCGGACGGCGACACTCCGGTGTGGGCTACCGCCACATCGTCGCGCGGCGCCACCATCACTTTCGCCGCCGACGGCACGTTCACGTATACGAGCAATCTCACGGTGGCGCAGCGCCACGCTGTGGCCAGGATCGGAGCCGCGGGCAGCACCTACAACGGTGTCGCCCTCGCGGCGTGGGAGGACGCGTTCACCGCCACCGTCTCCGACGGATTCGGCGGTACCGCTCAGGTGACGGTGAAGGTCCCGATCTACGCGATCAACGCCAGTCCCACGATCGGCACCAACAGTCCGGCGTGTTTGTTTGGTACCTGTACTGCCACGGCCACCACGAACGACCCCGACGGCGACGATCTCAGCGGCAGCCTGAACACGTCGAACAACGGCACGGGCAGCCCGTGGTACACCCTCAGCAGGGGGTCGGTCACCATCAACGCCGGCAACCAGCACACCTTCAGCTGGACCGGCAACAGCAACGGCGCCGGCACCCAGCAAACCGGTATCCAGATCTACACCGTCTACGATGGCCACTACCGGGTCACCAACGGTGTCGTCGACACCACCTATTTCTCGCGTGCGTGGGTCCAGTGGAATAACACCACCAGGACCTTCGGCAACTGA
- the urtE gene encoding urea ABC transporter ATP-binding subunit UrtE — translation MLQLVDVHTGYGRSEVIHGVSIEVPVDGVAAVMGHNGAGKTTLLRAAVGLLKCTAGKVLFDGDDITKLRPSARVSRGLAYVPQGQQSFGQLTTAENLQVVADGRKNGKALIDEQLDLFPALKELLTRRAGLLSGGQRQQLAIARALITTPKCLILDEPTEGIQPSVVHEIEEAITALTARGGLGVLLVEQHIGFALESAQSYYILEAGRVTSSGTGGSASEDDVRAAMAI, via the coding sequence ATGCTGCAACTGGTCGACGTCCACACCGGTTACGGCCGAAGCGAGGTCATTCACGGCGTCAGCATCGAGGTGCCCGTCGACGGAGTCGCGGCCGTGATGGGGCACAACGGCGCCGGCAAGACGACACTGCTGCGCGCAGCCGTCGGATTGCTGAAATGCACTGCAGGCAAGGTGCTTTTCGACGGTGACGACATCACCAAGCTCCGACCCAGCGCCCGGGTGTCACGCGGCCTCGCCTACGTCCCGCAGGGCCAGCAGTCGTTCGGGCAGCTCACCACCGCCGAGAACCTCCAGGTGGTCGCCGACGGTCGCAAGAACGGCAAGGCACTGATCGATGAACAGCTGGACCTGTTCCCGGCGTTGAAGGAACTGCTGACCCGGCGCGCGGGCCTGCTCTCGGGCGGTCAGCGGCAGCAGCTCGCCATCGCGCGCGCGCTGATCACCACACCCAAGTGTCTGATCCTCGACGAGCCGACCGAAGGTATCCAACCGTCGGTCGTCCACGAGATCGAGGAGGCCATCACGGCACTGACAGCCCGCGGCGGTCTCGGCGTGCTCCTGGTCGAGCAGCACATCGGGTTCGCGCTGGAATCGGCGCAGAGCTACTACATCCTCGAAGCCGGGCGGGTCACCTCCAGCGGCACCGGCGGTTCGGCGTCCGAGGACGACGTCCGCGCCGCGATGGCCATCTAG
- the urtC gene encoding urea ABC transporter permease subunit UrtC, which produces MRTLLGRWQTWLGFGIAALVLFVIAPAVLSDFRLSLLGKFLCFAIVAAGIGLAWGRGGMLVLGQGVFFGLGGYMMAMHLKIADAEVRGDEVPDFMQIQGVRELPGYWAPFASPVFTLLAIVLVPTAIAAVLGLGVFKRKVKGAYFAILSQALAAALAILLVGQTSLGGSNGLNRFRTFFGFTLNDPVNRRMLYFIAAVVLLVVVAVVRQLMQSRYGELLVAVRDGEERVRFLGYDPANIKVVAYAVAALFASIAGALFAPIVGFIAPSQVGILPSIAFLIGVAIGGRTTLLGPVLGAIGVAWAQTLFSEQYPSGWIYGQGLLFIVVVGFFPAGLAGLGVLIKRRRKAKTGDEPPAKAPDPDPDAEKVSASS; this is translated from the coding sequence ATGAGAACACTCCTCGGGCGTTGGCAGACCTGGCTCGGCTTCGGCATTGCCGCGCTGGTGCTGTTCGTCATCGCGCCGGCGGTGCTGTCGGACTTCCGGCTCAGCCTGCTGGGCAAGTTCCTGTGCTTTGCGATCGTCGCCGCCGGCATCGGCCTGGCCTGGGGTCGCGGCGGCATGCTGGTCCTGGGCCAAGGCGTGTTCTTCGGTCTCGGCGGCTACATGATGGCCATGCACCTCAAGATCGCCGACGCGGAGGTGCGCGGCGACGAGGTGCCCGACTTCATGCAGATTCAGGGCGTCCGCGAACTGCCCGGCTACTGGGCGCCTTTCGCGTCGCCGGTCTTCACGCTGCTGGCCATCGTGCTGGTGCCGACGGCGATCGCGGCGGTGCTGGGCCTCGGCGTCTTCAAGCGCAAGGTCAAGGGTGCCTACTTCGCCATCCTCTCCCAGGCGCTCGCGGCCGCCCTGGCGATCCTGTTGGTAGGGCAGACCAGCCTGGGCGGATCGAACGGGCTCAACAGATTTCGCACCTTCTTCGGGTTCACGCTCAACGATCCCGTGAACCGGCGGATGCTGTACTTCATCGCCGCGGTGGTGCTGCTCGTCGTCGTCGCCGTGGTCCGTCAGCTGATGCAGAGTCGCTACGGCGAGTTGCTGGTGGCAGTGCGCGACGGCGAGGAGCGCGTGCGCTTCCTCGGCTACGACCCGGCCAACATCAAGGTGGTGGCATACGCGGTCGCGGCACTGTTCGCGAGCATCGCCGGTGCGCTGTTCGCGCCCATCGTCGGGTTCATCGCGCCCTCACAGGTCGGGATCCTGCCGTCCATCGCGTTCCTCATCGGCGTCGCGATCGGCGGACGCACCACGCTGCTGGGCCCGGTCCTGGGTGCAATCGGGGTGGCATGGGCGCAGACCCTGTTCTCCGAGCAGTACCCGTCCGGGTGGATCTACGGGCAGGGCCTGCTGTTCATCGTGGTCGTCGGGTTCTTCCCCGCCGGACTCGCGGGGCTGGGTGTGCTCATCAAACGCCGCCGCAAGGCCAAGACCGGCGATGAACCGCCCGCGAAGGCTCCCGATCCCGATCCCGACGCAGAGAAGGTGAGCGCCAGCTCATGA
- the urtB gene encoding urea ABC transporter permease subunit UrtB: protein MDVVIGQLATGLSLGSILLLAALGLSLTFGQMGVINMAHGEFIMAGCYTAYVVQQIVSSTGVSLIISLVLGFVIGGLLGVLLEVTLIQRMYHRPLDTLLVTFGVGLILQQFARDQFGAPAVNVIAPEWLSGGIEILGAVVPKTRIFILVLAVVCVAVLAAVLKVSPMGRRIRAVVQNRDLAETSGISSRRTDITTFFIGSGLAAVAGVALTLIGSTSPTIGQSYLIDAFLVVVVGGLGQIKGTVIAAFALGFLNSFIEYNTTASLAKVIVFVIIVIFLQVRPQGLFTVRTRSLV from the coding sequence ATGGATGTCGTAATCGGACAGCTGGCAACGGGATTGAGCCTCGGCTCGATCCTGTTGCTGGCCGCACTCGGACTGTCTCTGACGTTCGGCCAGATGGGCGTCATCAACATGGCGCACGGTGAGTTCATCATGGCCGGCTGCTATACGGCGTACGTCGTGCAGCAGATCGTGTCGAGTACCGGTGTCTCGCTGATCATCTCGCTGGTACTGGGATTCGTCATCGGCGGTCTGCTCGGTGTCCTCCTCGAGGTGACGCTGATCCAGCGGATGTATCACCGGCCGCTGGACACGCTGTTGGTCACCTTCGGCGTCGGACTGATCCTGCAGCAGTTCGCCCGGGACCAGTTCGGCGCACCCGCGGTGAACGTGATCGCACCCGAGTGGCTGTCCGGCGGAATCGAGATCCTCGGCGCCGTCGTCCCCAAGACACGCATCTTCATCCTGGTGCTGGCCGTCGTCTGCGTCGCGGTGCTGGCCGCCGTGCTCAAGGTGAGCCCGATGGGTCGGCGGATCCGGGCCGTGGTGCAGAACCGCGATCTTGCCGAGACCAGCGGTATTTCGTCGCGCCGAACCGATATCACGACATTCTTCATCGGTTCCGGCCTTGCCGCCGTCGCCGGTGTCGCGTTGACGCTGATCGGCTCCACCAGTCCGACGATCGGTCAGAGCTATCTGATCGACGCGTTCCTGGTCGTCGTGGTCGGCGGACTCGGACAGATCAAGGGCACCGTCATCGCAGCGTTCGCTCTGGGCTTTTTGAACTCGTTCATCGAGTACAACACCACGGCGTCGTTGGCCAAGGTGATCGTCTTCGTGATCATCGTCATCTTCCTGCAGGTGCGTCCCCAGGGCCTGTTCACGGTGCGGACAAGGAGCCTCGTATGA
- the urtD gene encoding urea ABC transporter ATP-binding protein UrtD: MTEAHASTAGREPTVGGNAGMGAQYLQVRGLTVDFDGFKAVTDVDLTLFQGDLRFLIGPNGAGKTTVIDAITGLVSASGSVNKSGVELLGKKVHQIARRGVGRTFQTASVFEQLTVLQNLDIAAGAGRSVWTLMRRRNGVLPSIEQALHTIGLTHLADKPAGVLAHGQKQWLEIGMLLVQNADVLLLDEPVAGMSTEEREETGNLLRRIGAERTVVVVEHDMDFMRAFATSVTVLARGQVIAEGSVAEVQANPKVQEVYLGTAAAGADGIELAEENS; the protein is encoded by the coding sequence ATGACCGAGGCGCACGCAAGCACCGCGGGCAGAGAGCCCACCGTCGGCGGGAACGCCGGCATGGGCGCCCAGTATCTCCAAGTACGGGGCCTGACAGTGGATTTCGACGGCTTCAAGGCCGTCACCGACGTCGACCTGACCCTGTTCCAGGGTGATCTGCGGTTCCTGATCGGCCCCAACGGCGCGGGCAAGACCACGGTGATCGACGCGATCACCGGCCTGGTGTCGGCATCCGGCTCGGTCAACAAGTCCGGGGTGGAACTGCTCGGCAAGAAGGTGCACCAGATCGCCCGGCGGGGTGTGGGACGCACGTTCCAGACCGCCAGCGTCTTCGAGCAGCTGACCGTCCTGCAGAACCTGGACATCGCCGCCGGCGCGGGCCGGTCGGTGTGGACGCTGATGCGCCGGCGCAACGGCGTCCTGCCTTCGATCGAACAGGCGCTGCACACCATCGGGCTGACCCACCTGGCCGACAAACCCGCCGGGGTGCTGGCGCACGGACAGAAGCAGTGGCTGGAGATCGGCATGCTGCTGGTGCAGAACGCCGACGTGCTGCTGCTCGACGAGCCGGTCGCCGGCATGAGCACCGAAGAACGCGAAGAGACCGGAAACCTGTTGCGTCGCATCGGCGCCGAACGCACCGTGGTCGTCGTCGAGCACGACATGGACTTCATGCGGGCCTTCGCGACGTCGGTCACCGTGCTCGCGCGCGGTCAGGTGATCGCCGAAGGATCGGTCGCCGAGGTGCAGGCGAACCCGAAGGTCCAGGAGGTCTACCTGGGCACCGCCGCGGCCGGGGCCGACGGCATCGAACTCGCCGAGGAGAACTCCTGA